A portion of the Kribbella jejuensis genome contains these proteins:
- a CDS encoding DinB family protein: MTNTPLTGPPVAGTEADTLIGALERNRRTFAWKCGGLDSAGLNKQHPPSTVTLGGLLKHLALVEDEYFTHRLLGKELGAPWNAVDWDADPDWEWHSAPDDSPEELMGLWEASVERSRAAVAEVLATGGVDQLANWTGRNGDSPSLRYILVDLIEEYARHTGHADLIRESIDGLTGEGVPE; this comes from the coding sequence ATGACCAACACACCGTTGACGGGACCGCCGGTTGCCGGCACCGAGGCCGACACGTTGATCGGGGCGCTCGAGCGCAACCGCCGTACGTTCGCATGGAAATGTGGCGGGCTCGACTCGGCGGGCTTGAACAAGCAGCACCCACCGTCGACGGTCACGCTCGGCGGCTTGCTCAAGCACTTGGCGCTGGTCGAGGACGAGTACTTCACCCACCGCCTGCTCGGCAAGGAGCTCGGCGCTCCCTGGAACGCCGTCGACTGGGATGCCGACCCCGACTGGGAATGGCACAGCGCGCCCGACGACTCCCCCGAGGAACTGATGGGCCTGTGGGAAGCATCGGTCGAGCGGTCCCGCGCCGCGGTCGCCGAAGTACTCGCGACCGGTGGCGTCGACCAACTCGCGAACTGGACGGGCCGCAACGGCGACTCCCCGAGCCTGCGCTACATCCTCGTCGACCTGATCGAGGAGTACGCCCGGCACACCGGCCACGCCGACCTGATTCGCGAATCGATCGACGGCCTCACCGGCGAGGGCGTCCCGGAGTAA
- a CDS encoding methyltransferase has product MDASRQLLGLIGGYQVSQAISVAARLRISDVLATGPQTLAELAQSIGADEQALARLMHALTALGLYTNDGGTLANTELGAALRVDAPRSVAGWARFVGTGSYWQTQAALEQSIRTGETAFTLLHGEPVWTYRAKHPDEQEAFDAAMTSMADAVSAAVVAAYDFSRYQTVVDVGGGHGRLLNGILDRYPTVKGVLFDQPDVVAGADAERFEVVGGNFFESVPRGDALVLKSVIHDWADAESIDILRTCRKALASDGRVLLVEQLLDRSPDPVRTAFSDLNMLIMTGGRERTTDEYHTLLAAAGLELVDTTPTASTTFVIEAAAAR; this is encoded by the coding sequence ATGGATGCTTCCCGGCAGTTGCTCGGTCTGATCGGCGGATACCAGGTGTCGCAGGCGATCTCGGTCGCCGCCCGGCTGCGGATCAGCGACGTACTGGCCACCGGTCCGCAAACTCTGGCCGAACTCGCCCAGTCGATCGGCGCCGACGAACAAGCGCTCGCGCGGTTGATGCACGCGCTCACCGCACTCGGCCTCTACACGAACGACGGCGGTACGCTCGCCAACACCGAACTCGGCGCCGCGCTGCGCGTCGACGCGCCCCGCTCGGTCGCCGGCTGGGCCCGGTTCGTCGGCACCGGCTCCTACTGGCAGACGCAGGCCGCACTGGAGCAGAGCATCCGCACCGGCGAGACCGCGTTCACGCTCCTGCACGGCGAGCCGGTGTGGACATACCGCGCCAAACACCCGGACGAACAGGAGGCGTTCGATGCGGCGATGACGTCGATGGCGGACGCGGTGAGCGCGGCGGTTGTCGCGGCGTACGACTTCAGCCGCTATCAGACGGTGGTGGACGTCGGCGGCGGGCACGGCCGCCTGCTGAACGGGATCCTGGATCGCTACCCGACGGTCAAGGGCGTGCTCTTCGACCAACCCGACGTGGTCGCGGGTGCCGATGCCGAGCGCTTCGAAGTAGTCGGAGGCAACTTCTTCGAGAGTGTTCCCCGCGGCGACGCCCTGGTGCTGAAGTCCGTGATCCACGACTGGGCGGACGCCGAGTCGATCGACATCCTCCGCACCTGCCGCAAGGCACTGGCTTCCGACGGACGAGTGTTGCTGGTGGAGCAACTCCTGGACCGCTCGCCCGATCCGGTCCGTACGGCGTTCTCGGACCTCAACATGCTGATCATGACCGGCGGCCGGGAACGCACCACGGACGAGTACCACACGTTGTTGGCAGCGGCCGGCCTCGAGCTCGTCGACACGACTCCGACCGCGAGTACGACGTTCGTGATCGAGGCCGCCGCGGCCCGTTGA
- a CDS encoding polysaccharide deacetylase family protein translates to MTRKFAAFITTMVALAAVAGWMMASAVAQMDRPHASAATTKPSASPSGTPTSAPTPSGTSTQSATTTTTGHPVPPNPTTSVASGNKALFFTFDDGPDPTWTPQVLSTLAKYGAHATFFELGEMQDEHPGLRDQVLAAGNTIGSHSISHPQLTKISAAQRHHQIFDGPRSTCFRPPYGATNAKVRADIRAAGMVQVLWDVDPRDWARPGVSAIVHNILTHAQPGRIILMHDGGGNRAQTVAALNQVLPVLQAQGYTFPALNCQQR, encoded by the coding sequence ATGACCCGGAAGTTCGCTGCGTTCATCACGACGATGGTCGCGCTGGCCGCTGTCGCCGGTTGGATGATGGCCTCGGCGGTCGCGCAGATGGACCGTCCGCACGCGTCCGCGGCGACCACGAAGCCGTCCGCGTCGCCTTCGGGTACCCCGACCAGTGCTCCCACTCCGAGCGGCACGTCCACGCAGTCGGCGACGACGACGACAACCGGCCACCCGGTACCGCCGAACCCGACCACCTCTGTTGCCTCCGGCAACAAGGCGCTGTTCTTCACCTTCGACGACGGACCGGACCCGACCTGGACGCCGCAGGTGCTGTCGACGCTGGCGAAGTACGGTGCGCACGCGACGTTCTTCGAGCTCGGCGAGATGCAGGACGAGCACCCCGGCCTGCGCGACCAGGTGCTCGCGGCGGGCAACACCATCGGCAGCCACTCGATCAGCCACCCGCAGCTGACCAAGATCTCCGCGGCGCAGCGGCACCACCAGATCTTCGACGGGCCTCGGTCCACCTGCTTCCGGCCGCCGTACGGCGCGACGAACGCGAAGGTCCGCGCCGACATCAGGGCCGCCGGGATGGTCCAGGTCCTGTGGGACGTCGACCCTCGCGACTGGGCCCGCCCGGGTGTGAGCGCGATCGTGCACAACATCCTGACCCACGCCCAGCCCGGCCGGATCATCCTGATGCACGACGGCGGCGGCAACCGCGCCCAGACCGTCGCGGCGCTCAACCAGGTCCTCCCGGTCCTGCAGGCGCAGGGCTACACGTTCCCCGCGTTGAACTGCCAGCAGCGCTGA
- a CDS encoding GNAT family N-acetyltransferase → MNWSQEVVGMVVFETERLLIRDWTDADGDRVFDIYRRWEVSRWLGAEPRVMPDRGAASKVIQRWNERNQEPPYGVWAVEERATGTIAGTVLLVPLPDPSDGTAGRGEVEVGWHLHPDAWGRGLATESARGAIEHGFKAGIGEIYAVVRPDNVASLAVCNRLGMRSLGRTTRWYGAELEAYLI, encoded by the coding sequence ATGAACTGGTCGCAGGAGGTGGTGGGGATGGTGGTCTTCGAGACAGAGCGGCTGCTGATCCGTGACTGGACGGACGCCGACGGTGACCGCGTGTTCGACATCTACCGCCGCTGGGAGGTCTCCCGCTGGCTCGGCGCCGAGCCGCGGGTGATGCCGGACCGGGGCGCGGCGTCGAAGGTGATCCAGAGGTGGAACGAGCGCAACCAGGAGCCGCCGTACGGCGTGTGGGCGGTCGAGGAGCGCGCGACCGGGACGATCGCGGGGACCGTACTGCTGGTGCCGCTGCCGGATCCGTCGGACGGGACCGCCGGGCGGGGAGAGGTCGAGGTCGGCTGGCATCTGCACCCGGACGCGTGGGGGCGTGGGCTGGCGACGGAGTCGGCGCGGGGCGCGATCGAGCACGGATTCAAGGCGGGGATCGGCGAGATCTACGCGGTCGTCCGTCCGGACAACGTGGCCTCCCTGGCGGTCTGCAACCGGCTCGGGATGCGGTCGCTGGGCCGCACCACCCGCTGGTACGGCGCCGAGTTGGAGGCCTACCTGATCTGA
- a CDS encoding DUF817 domain-containing protein encodes MTTWTDRAGDSSRIVFGCLQFLRFGWLEVLSSLFPGLVFAGLAISKYVDLPIARYDALLIYCLVLTLLFWAVRLETWREVAVIFGFHLVGLGLELFKVHIGSWQYPGDAVTKFAGVPLFAGFMYAAVGSYICQAWRRFDLRVSNYRPVPTTVFAVGIYANFFTHHWIPDLRIPIAIGLLVVLRRTWVFFTVGVRRYRMPLALSFALIGFFLWIAENFGTFLDAWNYPDQVSVWQIVHPAKFGAWSLLVSMSFVLVASVKSLEGRLYHRGGHATVEISPQHDGANQPAE; translated from the coding sequence GTGACCACCTGGACCGATCGCGCCGGCGATTCTTCACGCATCGTGTTCGGCTGCTTGCAGTTCCTCCGCTTCGGCTGGCTGGAGGTGCTGTCGTCGCTCTTCCCCGGGTTGGTGTTCGCCGGCCTGGCGATCTCGAAGTACGTCGACCTGCCGATCGCCCGGTACGACGCTCTGCTGATCTACTGCCTCGTCCTGACGTTGCTGTTCTGGGCCGTCCGGCTGGAGACGTGGCGCGAGGTCGCGGTGATCTTCGGGTTCCACCTGGTCGGCCTCGGCCTGGAGTTGTTCAAGGTCCACATCGGCTCGTGGCAGTACCCGGGTGACGCGGTGACGAAGTTCGCCGGGGTGCCGTTGTTCGCCGGGTTCATGTACGCGGCGGTCGGCAGCTACATCTGCCAGGCCTGGCGCCGGTTTGACCTGCGGGTCAGCAACTACCGGCCGGTGCCCACGACGGTTTTCGCGGTCGGTATCTACGCGAACTTCTTCACCCATCACTGGATCCCGGACCTGCGCATCCCGATCGCGATCGGTCTGCTCGTCGTGTTGCGGCGTACCTGGGTCTTCTTCACGGTCGGCGTACGGCGGTACCGGATGCCGCTGGCGTTGTCGTTCGCGTTGATCGGCTTCTTCCTGTGGATCGCGGAGAACTTCGGCACGTTCCTCGACGCGTGGAACTACCCCGACCAGGTGAGTGTGTGGCAGATCGTCCATCCGGCGAAGTTCGGCGCGTGGTCGTTGCTGGTCAGCATGAGCTTCGTCCTGGTCGCCAGCGTGAAGTCGCTCGAAGGCCGGCTCTACCACCGGGGTGGGCACGCAACAGTCGAGATCTCACCGCAACATGACGGCGCCAACCAACCTGCTGAGTAA
- a CDS encoding ABC-2 family transporter protein translates to MRTAVLLGFRLRQEVLEWSGAWSFLLTLVVQAVVAPLIGLFVWSAVYPDDPAVGRYYVAVILVTLMTESFEQHTFSETIYNGTLSHELLRPQPVVLGVIGTNLAIRAWLTLLGAPIVLLTAVSLRVGFDWPAVVRSVPYLVLAAALVFLWTFLLSLTAFWTDRVHAVVGFGGQVMFLLGGTAAPIGVLPDGWRRVAEVLPFYGMHGLPASVAAGTQVGGSIGYQLSWVVVLVGVVVVLWRAGVRRYTAVGS, encoded by the coding sequence ATGAGGACCGCCGTACTGCTCGGCTTCAGGCTGCGCCAGGAGGTGCTGGAGTGGTCCGGCGCGTGGTCGTTCCTGCTGACGCTCGTGGTGCAGGCAGTGGTCGCGCCGCTGATCGGGTTGTTCGTTTGGTCGGCGGTGTATCCGGACGACCCCGCGGTCGGGCGGTACTACGTCGCGGTCATCCTGGTCACGTTGATGACCGAGTCGTTCGAGCAGCACACGTTCTCGGAGACGATCTACAACGGTACGTTGAGCCACGAGCTGCTCCGTCCGCAACCCGTCGTGCTCGGCGTGATCGGTACGAACCTGGCGATCCGTGCCTGGCTGACGTTGCTCGGGGCACCGATCGTGCTGCTCACCGCTGTCTCGTTGCGGGTCGGGTTCGACTGGCCGGCGGTGGTGCGTTCGGTTCCGTACCTCGTGCTTGCGGCGGCCCTTGTTTTCCTGTGGACGTTCTTGTTGTCGCTGACGGCCTTCTGGACCGATCGGGTGCATGCGGTGGTCGGTTTCGGTGGGCAGGTGATGTTCCTGCTCGGCGGTACGGCGGCACCGATCGGCGTACTGCCGGACGGCTGGCGACGGGTCGCGGAGGTGTTGCCGTTCTACGGCATGCACGGGCTGCCGGCCTCGGTCGCCGCGGGAACGCAGGTGGGCGGATCGATCGGGTATCAGCTGAGCTGGGTGGTGGTCCTGGTGGGCGTGGTCGTGGTGCTGTGGCGGGCCGGCGTACGGCGGTACACGGCGGTGGGATCGTGA
- the ychF gene encoding redox-regulated ATPase YchF, which translates to MALTIGIVGLPNAGKSTLFNALTKNDVLAANYPFATIEPNVGVVGVPDARLGKLAELYNSAKVIPATVQFVDIAGIVRGASEGEGLGNKFLSHIRESDAICQVTRVFRDDDVTHVDGKVSPADDISTIQTELILADLQTVEKAIPRLEKEARLKKESAVVLEAVREAQKHLEAGTPIIATTVDRDAIRELMLMTAKPYLYVFNCDADELADESLKQKMRDLVAPAEAIFLDAKFEAELVELGDEDEAREMLAEMGISEPGLDVLARVGFDTLGLQTYLTAGPKESRAWTIKRGATAPEAAGVIHTDFQRGFIKAEIVSFDDLMEAGSMTAARAAGKVRMEGKDYVMQDGDVVEFRFNV; encoded by the coding sequence GTGGCACTCACCATCGGAATCGTCGGGCTCCCGAACGCGGGCAAGTCCACCCTGTTCAACGCGCTGACCAAGAACGACGTACTCGCCGCGAACTACCCGTTCGCGACCATCGAGCCGAACGTCGGCGTGGTCGGCGTCCCCGACGCGCGGCTGGGCAAGCTCGCCGAGCTGTACAACTCCGCGAAGGTGATCCCGGCCACCGTGCAGTTCGTGGACATCGCCGGCATCGTCCGCGGCGCGTCCGAGGGTGAGGGGCTCGGCAACAAGTTCCTCAGCCACATCCGCGAGTCGGACGCGATCTGCCAGGTCACCCGGGTGTTCCGCGACGACGACGTCACCCACGTCGACGGCAAGGTGTCGCCGGCCGACGACATCTCCACGATCCAGACCGAGCTGATCCTCGCCGACCTGCAGACCGTCGAGAAGGCGATCCCGCGGCTGGAGAAGGAAGCCCGGCTGAAGAAGGAGAGCGCGGTCGTGCTCGAGGCGGTCCGGGAGGCGCAGAAGCACCTCGAGGCCGGTACGCCGATCATCGCCACGACCGTGGACCGGGACGCGATCCGTGAGCTCATGCTGATGACCGCGAAGCCGTACCTGTACGTGTTCAACTGCGACGCCGACGAGCTGGCGGACGAATCGTTGAAGCAGAAGATGCGGGACCTGGTCGCGCCGGCCGAGGCGATCTTCCTGGACGCGAAGTTCGAGGCGGAGCTGGTCGAGCTCGGCGACGAGGACGAGGCCCGCGAAATGCTGGCCGAGATGGGTATCTCCGAGCCCGGTCTGGACGTCCTCGCCCGGGTCGGCTTCGACACGCTCGGCCTGCAGACGTACCTGACCGCGGGTCCGAAGGAGTCCCGCGCCTGGACGATCAAGCGCGGTGCCACCGCTCCGGAAGCCGCCGGCGTCATCCACACCGACTTCCAGCGCGGCTTCATCAAGGCCGAGATCGTCTCCTTCGACGACCTGATGGAAGCCGGCTCGATGACCGCCGCCCGCGCCGCCGGCAAGGTCCGCATGGAAGGCAAGGACTACGTGATGCAGGACGGCGACGTGGTCGAGTTCCGCTTCAACGTCTGA
- a CDS encoding helix-turn-helix domain-containing protein, whose product MVRLPLTPAEVERGERLGAVLRRARGTRSMLQTALDAGVSPETLRKIESGRVATPAFPTIAAIADVLGLSLDTLWSEVTQPERLVS is encoded by the coding sequence ATGGTCAGGCTCCCGCTCACCCCCGCGGAAGTCGAGCGCGGCGAACGCCTCGGCGCCGTACTCCGCCGCGCCCGCGGCACCCGTTCGATGCTGCAAACCGCCCTCGACGCCGGCGTCTCCCCCGAAACCCTCCGCAAAATAGAGTCCGGCCGAGTAGCCACCCCGGCCTTCCCCACCATCGCCGCCATCGCCGACGTCCTAGGCCTGTCCCTCGACACCCTCTGGTCCGAGGTAACCCAACCCGAACGCCTCGTTTCCTAG
- a CDS encoding helix-turn-helix transcriptional regulator encodes MRAERLLRLLLHLQTRGQTTVDQLSQAMDVSPRTIQRDLEVLSLAGVPVYSIRGRGGGWALLPGYRTRLTGLTPSEVMSVFVGATAHVLADLGLDASSEQAVSKLIAALPENTRREAEYARQRVLIDHAGWDDRRETPHWLDLCRQAVWEERRLAITYSEPPDPAPCTPDAGRGPFAVSPLGLVAKARTWYLVAARTDGRLRTYRLSRLTSAELTTDPFTRPRDFDLATYWAQSQREFHASRPSYPIVLKVRDHAVRRFRPIEPMVPAGDGWWILHADLENPHEARAAVLAQAGAAQVLAPPELIALIHEAAIQLANQHCQR; translated from the coding sequence ATGCGCGCGGAACGCCTCCTCCGGCTGCTGCTGCACCTGCAGACGCGCGGTCAGACGACGGTTGATCAGCTCTCCCAGGCGATGGACGTCTCACCGCGGACGATCCAGCGCGATCTCGAGGTGCTGAGCCTGGCCGGCGTACCGGTGTACTCGATCCGCGGGCGCGGTGGTGGATGGGCGCTGCTGCCCGGGTACCGCACCCGGCTGACCGGGCTGACGCCGTCCGAGGTGATGTCGGTGTTCGTCGGCGCGACCGCCCACGTACTGGCCGACCTCGGCCTCGACGCCTCCAGCGAACAGGCCGTCAGCAAGCTGATCGCGGCCCTGCCCGAGAACACCCGCCGCGAGGCGGAGTACGCCCGCCAACGTGTCCTGATCGACCACGCCGGCTGGGACGACCGCCGCGAGACACCGCACTGGCTGGACCTCTGCCGGCAAGCCGTCTGGGAAGAACGCCGACTAGCCATCACCTACAGCGAACCACCGGACCCTGCGCCGTGCACCCCCGACGCCGGGCGCGGTCCGTTCGCGGTGTCTCCGCTCGGGTTGGTCGCGAAGGCGCGTACGTGGTACCTGGTCGCCGCCCGCACCGACGGCCGCCTACGTACCTACCGCCTCTCGCGCCTCACGTCGGCCGAGCTCACCACCGACCCGTTCACCAGACCGCGCGACTTCGACCTCGCCACCTACTGGGCGCAGTCGCAGCGCGAGTTCCACGCCTCCCGCCCGTCCTACCCGATCGTCCTCAAGGTCCGCGACCACGCCGTCCGCCGCTTCCGCCCGATCGAGCCGATGGTCCCCGCCGGCGACGGCTGGTGGATCCTCCACGCCGACCTGGAGAACCCCCACGAAGCCCGAGCCGCCGTACTGGCCCAAGCCGGCGCCGCCCAGGTGCTCGCCCCACCTGAACTCATCGCCCTGATCCACGAAGCCGCCATACAGCTCGCGAACCAGCACTGTCAGCGCTGA
- a CDS encoding ABC transporter permease, producing the protein MKLLRLLGAGFSMSLRRSIAFRVNLVFDVLLAFTGLGTAIAAVLIVFTRADTLAGWSKAQFLVLIGTYQLITGLRSTFIDPNLSWFPETGIRNGKLDAYLLQPASSLFLASLSLSSPLQLIQVVLGLGVLGWGIADHVPTVGGLASWLLLVIAGIVVTWALSVLLACLAFWAPKLQLDVFYHSAWQLGRYPTDVFARPLRILLTYVFPMALIASVPSTALLRGPQAGVLIAGVAAAGGAASLAVLTWHAGLRRYSGATS; encoded by the coding sequence GTGAAGCTGCTGCGATTGTTGGGCGCGGGCTTCTCGATGTCGCTGCGCCGGAGTATCGCGTTCCGCGTCAACCTGGTCTTCGACGTCCTGCTGGCGTTCACGGGTCTGGGTACGGCGATCGCGGCTGTACTGATCGTGTTCACCCGGGCGGACACGCTCGCCGGCTGGTCGAAGGCGCAGTTCCTGGTGCTGATCGGGACGTACCAGTTGATCACCGGGTTGCGGTCGACATTCATCGATCCGAACCTGTCGTGGTTCCCGGAAACCGGCATCCGGAACGGGAAACTCGACGCGTACTTGTTGCAGCCGGCATCGAGCTTGTTCCTGGCCAGCCTGTCGTTGTCGTCGCCCTTGCAGCTGATCCAGGTCGTACTCGGCCTCGGCGTACTCGGCTGGGGAATCGCGGATCACGTGCCGACGGTCGGCGGGTTGGCGAGTTGGCTGCTGCTCGTCATCGCCGGAATCGTGGTGACGTGGGCGTTGAGCGTCTTGCTGGCCTGCCTGGCGTTCTGGGCGCCGAAGCTGCAGTTGGATGTCTTCTACCACTCGGCCTGGCAACTCGGCCGCTATCCGACCGACGTCTTCGCCCGCCCACTGCGGATTCTCCTCACGTACGTCTTCCCGATGGCATTGATCGCCAGCGTCCCGTCCACCGCACTACTCCGTGGACCCCAGGCAGGGGTGCTGATCGCCGGAGTAGCTGCCGCGGGTGGTGCGGCGAGCCTGGCGGTTCTCACCTGGCATGCCGGGCTCCGGCGTTACAGCGGGGCGACGTCGTGA
- a CDS encoding DNA recombination protein RmuC produces MTGTTVLLILLFLVVGLLLGAVFGVLWVRGRDGAELARITAERDAAEDRVVELTQERTSVGQQMGGQAVVKEALDRLHAQLNQLEQGRAAWQSQLHQQVNEVRMSGEALRRETASLSTALRKPQVRGRWGELHLRRTVELAGMVAHCDFTEQATTFGEDGVLRPDLVVRLAEGKNLVVDSKVPLAAFLEASESDDAAFRDDRLRAHARHLRTHVDQLASKAYWTRLSPSPEFVILFVPGESFLSAALDVEPSLLEYAAERRVILATPTTLIATLRAAAYAWNQSALTESAQQVFELGRELYERLSTMGDHLSRVGRSLTSAVEAYNGTVGSFERRVFITARKLRDLHVTESELTAMESIEASVRPLTAPEFLALDESPSTRRWPPSQAG; encoded by the coding sequence ATGACGGGTACGACGGTGTTGCTGATCCTGCTCTTCCTGGTGGTCGGGCTGTTGTTGGGGGCTGTCTTCGGTGTGCTGTGGGTGCGGGGTCGCGACGGGGCGGAGCTTGCGCGGATCACGGCCGAGCGGGATGCGGCCGAGGACCGGGTCGTCGAGCTCACGCAGGAGCGGACGAGCGTCGGACAGCAAATGGGTGGGCAAGCCGTTGTGAAGGAGGCGCTCGATCGCCTGCACGCGCAGCTGAATCAGCTCGAGCAGGGGCGGGCGGCCTGGCAGAGTCAGCTGCATCAGCAGGTGAACGAGGTGCGGATGAGCGGCGAGGCATTGCGCCGGGAGACCGCGTCGCTGTCGACCGCGTTGCGGAAACCGCAGGTTCGTGGGCGGTGGGGCGAGCTGCATCTGCGCCGGACGGTCGAGCTGGCCGGGATGGTCGCGCACTGCGACTTCACCGAGCAGGCGACGACCTTCGGCGAGGACGGCGTGCTGCGGCCCGACCTCGTGGTGAGGCTTGCCGAGGGCAAGAATCTGGTCGTCGACTCGAAGGTGCCGCTGGCCGCGTTCCTGGAGGCGAGCGAGTCCGACGACGCGGCGTTCCGCGACGACCGGCTGCGCGCGCACGCCCGGCATCTGCGGACGCATGTGGATCAGCTCGCCTCGAAGGCGTACTGGACCCGCCTGTCACCGTCGCCGGAGTTCGTGATCCTGTTCGTGCCGGGCGAGTCGTTCCTGTCCGCGGCCCTCGACGTCGAGCCGTCGTTGCTGGAGTACGCCGCCGAGCGCCGGGTGATCCTCGCGACGCCGACGACGCTGATCGCGACGCTCCGCGCAGCGGCGTACGCGTGGAACCAGTCGGCGCTGACCGAATCGGCGCAGCAGGTGTTCGAGCTCGGGCGCGAGCTGTACGAGCGGCTCAGCACGATGGGCGATCACCTGAGCCGAGTCGGGCGATCGCTGACGTCGGCGGTCGAGGCGTACAACGGGACCGTCGGGTCGTTCGAGCGCCGGGTGTTCATCACCGCGCGGAAGCTCCGCGACCTGCACGTCACCGAGTCCGAACTGACCGCGATGGAGTCGATCGAGGCGTCGGTGCGACCACTCACGGCGCCCGAGTTCCTCGCCCTCGACGAGTCACCGAGCACGCGACGATGGCCGCCGTCGCAGGCGGGCTGA
- a CDS encoding ABC transporter ATP-binding protein: MTAVEVENLSMSYRAPVRKGGLRAAFRSLVRREYKTVQALDDVSFTIARGEVAGFIGPNGAGKTTTMKILSGILYPTAGGVRVLDSVPWQRRSPFLKRIAFVRGSQPVGGSQELTVMDSLEYQRLLYEIPRPAFRSTLAELEALLDLEPLIERQLRALSLGERMRVGLAMALIYRPEVLFLDEPTIGLDVSAASLIREFVQEYVEQTGATVLLTSHYMADVASLCPRLILIDKGKVQYDGPLAELSARLSPYKLIRISTPGDPSGFGEVVEKADGQWVLRVPRDDVAGTTGRVLQAMDVVDLAIEEPPLEKVIDQAYREGLR; this comes from the coding sequence ATGACTGCAGTCGAGGTGGAAAACCTCTCGATGTCCTACCGCGCCCCGGTCCGCAAAGGCGGGCTGCGAGCGGCCTTCCGTTCGCTGGTGCGCCGCGAGTACAAGACCGTCCAGGCGCTCGACGACGTGTCGTTCACGATCGCCCGCGGCGAGGTGGCCGGGTTCATCGGGCCGAACGGCGCCGGCAAGACCACGACGATGAAGATCCTGTCCGGCATCCTCTACCCGACCGCCGGAGGTGTCCGCGTCCTCGATTCGGTCCCGTGGCAGCGCCGGTCGCCGTTCCTGAAGCGGATCGCGTTCGTCCGCGGCAGCCAGCCCGTCGGCGGTTCGCAGGAGCTGACCGTGATGGACTCGCTGGAGTACCAGCGGCTGCTGTACGAGATCCCGCGCCCGGCGTTCCGCAGTACCCTCGCCGAACTCGAGGCGCTGCTCGACCTCGAGCCGCTGATCGAGCGCCAGCTCCGCGCGCTCAGCCTCGGCGAACGGATGCGGGTCGGTCTCGCGATGGCGCTGATCTACCGCCCGGAGGTGCTGTTCCTCGACGAGCCGACGATCGGGCTCGATGTCAGCGCCGCGAGCCTGATCCGTGAGTTCGTCCAGGAGTACGTCGAGCAGACCGGCGCGACGGTACTGCTGACCAGCCACTACATGGCCGACGTCGCCTCGCTCTGCCCGCGGCTGATCCTGATCGACAAGGGCAAGGTGCAGTACGACGGCCCGCTCGCGGAACTGTCCGCGCGATTGTCGCCGTACAAGCTGATCCGGATCTCGACGCCGGGCGATCCGTCCGGGTTCGGCGAGGTGGTCGAGAAGGCGGACGGACAGTGGGTACTGCGGGTGCCGCGGGACGACGTCGCCGGCACGACGGGCCGCGTGCTGCAGGCGATGGACGTCGTGGATCTCGCCATCGAGGAGCCGCCGCTGGAGAAGGTCATCGACCAGGCGTACCGGGAGGGTCTGCGATGA
- the map gene encoding type I methionyl aminopeptidase — MIEILDARELAQAKETGALVGGILQDLKRRTAVGTNLLDIDQWTKALITDAGAQSCYVDYEASFGRGPFGHYICTAVNDAVLHGKPSDYRLADGDLLTLDLAVSLGGIAADAAISFIVGETHAPEDVAMIDATQRALTAGIEAAVPGNRIGDISRAIGTVLSAAGYPINTDFGGHGIGSTMHQDPHVSNTGRPGRGYQLRPGLLLALEPWVMQDTAELFTDDDGWTLRSVTGCRTAHTEHTIAITPDGPEILTVQR, encoded by the coding sequence ATGATCGAGATCTTGGACGCGCGGGAGCTGGCGCAGGCGAAGGAGACCGGTGCGCTGGTCGGCGGCATTCTGCAGGACCTGAAGCGCCGGACCGCCGTCGGCACGAACCTGCTGGACATCGACCAGTGGACGAAGGCGCTGATCACCGACGCCGGTGCGCAGTCCTGCTATGTCGACTACGAGGCATCCTTCGGGCGTGGGCCCTTCGGCCACTACATCTGTACGGCGGTCAACGACGCTGTGCTGCACGGGAAACCGTCCGACTACCGGCTCGCCGACGGGGACCTGCTGACACTCGACCTGGCCGTTTCGCTGGGCGGGATCGCGGCCGACGCGGCGATCAGCTTCATCGTTGGCGAGACCCACGCTCCGGAGGACGTCGCGATGATCGACGCGACCCAGCGCGCGCTCACCGCCGGCATCGAGGCCGCCGTACCGGGCAACCGGATCGGCGACATCTCCCGCGCGATCGGCACCGTGCTGAGTGCCGCCGGATACCCGATCAACACCGACTTCGGCGGTCACGGCATCGGTTCGACCATGCACCAGGACCCGCACGTCTCGAACACGGGCCGCCCAGGCCGCGGCTACCAGCTCCGCCCCGGCCTGCTGCTCGCCCTCGAGCCGTGGGTGATGCAGGACACCGCCGAGCTCTTCACCGACGACGACGGCTGGACCCTGCGCAGCGTCACCGGCTGCCGCACCGCCCACACCGAACACACCATCGCCATCACCCCCGACGGCCCGGAGATCCTCACCGTTCAGCGCTGA